One Dromiciops gliroides isolate mDroGli1 chromosome 3, mDroGli1.pri, whole genome shotgun sequence DNA segment encodes these proteins:
- the LOC122751690 gene encoding olfactory receptor 8G1-like, with amino-acid sequence MDTGNNSTVTEFILAGLTDWPVLQIPLLLLFLSIYVVTMVGNLGMIALIVITSHLHTPMYYLLSSLSFIDLCHSTVIIPKMLVNFVSDKNIISYNECMTQLYFFLIFVIAECHMLAAMAYDRYVAICSPLLYNVIMSHQVCIWLVAGVYMMGLVGATAHTGCMLRVFFCKDNVINHYFCDLNPLLELSCSSTYINEVMVVCLSAFNILAPTLTILSSYIFIIASILRIRSTEGRSKAFSTCSSHMAAFGFFFGSGAFMYLQPSSVSSMEQGKVSSVFYSILVPMLNPLIYSLRNKDVKIAMRKFMERRMFW; translated from the coding sequence ATGGACACAGGAAATAATTCCACAGTGACTGAGTTTATCCTTGCAGGACTAACAGATTGGCCAGTGCTCCAGATTCCCCTCTTACTGCTCTTCTTGAGCATCTATGTGGTCACCATGGTAGGAAACCTGGGCATGATAGCACTAATTGTCATCACTTCTCACCTTCACACTCCCATGTACTATTTACTCAGCAGCTTGTCTTTCATTGATCTCTGTCATTCTACTGTGATCATCCCCAAAATGTTGGTGAATTTTGTGTCAGACAAGAATATCATCTCCTACAATGAGTGCATGACTCAGCtctatttcttcctcatttttgtaATTGCTGAGTGCCACATGTTGGCAGCTATGGCATACGACCGTTACGTTGCCATCTGTAGCCCCCTGCTATACAATGTTATCATGTCCCATCAGGTCTGCATTTGGTTGGTAGCTGGTGTATACATGATGGGCTTGGTTGGTGCCACAGCTCACACAGGCTGCATGCTTAGAGTGTTCTTCTGTAAGGACAATGTCATCAACCATTACTTCTGTGATCTCAATCCCCTCCTGGAGCTCTCCTGTTCCAGCACCTATATTAACGAAGTGATGGTTGTTTGCCTCAGTGCATTTAATATCCTAGCCCCAACTCTGACCATTCTTAGCTCTTACATCTTCATTATTGCCAGCATCCTCCGCATCCGTTCCACTGAAGGGAGGTCCAAGGCTTTCAGCACCTGCAGCTCCCACATGGCAGCATTTGGTTTCTTCTTTGGTTCTGGTGCATTCATGTATCTGCAGCCCTCTTCAGTCAGCTCCATGGAACAAGGAAAAGTGTCTTCCGTTTTTTACTCAATCCTTGTCCCTATGTTGAACCCCCTGATCTATAGCCTGCGGAACAAGGATGTCAAGATTGCCATGAGGAAATTCATGGAGAGGAGAATGTTTTGGTGA